A region from the Nonlabens sp. YIK11 genome encodes:
- the nqrF gene encoding NADH:ubiquinone reductase (Na(+)-transporting) subunit F encodes MDSNLLTILASVAIFLTLILLLVVLLLTAKSKLLPSGPVTINVNGEKDITTGSGGTLLGTLGDNKLFLPSACGGGGTCVQCKCVVTEGGGSILPTEVPHFTRKEIAAGWRLGCQVKVKQDMKIEIPEEVFGIKKWEATVVRNYNVASFIKEFVVELPEDMDYEAGGYIQIEIPKCEVRYEDIDITAHPEEHDSPDKFKAEWDKFNLWPLVMKNPETVERAYSMASFPAEGREIMLNVRIATPPWDRAKNGWMDVNPGIASSYIFNQKEGDKVIVSGPYGEFFINHSDAEMLYVGGGAGMAPMRSHLYELFKTLKTDRKVTYWYGGRSKRELFYIEHFRSLEREFPNFKFYLALSEPMEEDNWKVKESIDDESGDGFVGFIHQVVIDQYLSKHEAPEDIEVYFCGPPLMNNAVGKMAEDFGVPPENIRFDDFGG; translated from the coding sequence ATGGATTCTAACTTGCTTACCATACTTGCCAGTGTAGCTATATTCTTGACACTAATATTATTATTAGTTGTCCTGTTGCTTACGGCAAAATCAAAATTGCTCCCATCTGGTCCTGTGACGATCAATGTAAATGGAGAAAAGGACATTACCACAGGATCTGGAGGAACTCTTCTGGGAACCTTGGGTGATAATAAACTGTTCTTACCATCTGCCTGTGGTGGTGGAGGAACTTGCGTACAATGTAAATGTGTCGTGACTGAAGGTGGTGGTTCCATACTGCCAACTGAGGTTCCACACTTTACGCGTAAAGAAATTGCCGCTGGATGGAGATTGGGATGTCAGGTTAAGGTTAAACAAGACATGAAGATCGAGATTCCAGAAGAAGTTTTTGGTATCAAGAAATGGGAAGCTACTGTAGTTCGTAACTACAACGTGGCATCTTTTATTAAAGAGTTTGTAGTAGAACTTCCGGAAGATATGGATTATGAAGCTGGTGGTTATATCCAGATCGAGATCCCTAAGTGTGAAGTAAGGTATGAAGATATCGACATCACGGCTCACCCAGAGGAACACGACTCACCGGATAAGTTTAAAGCAGAATGGGATAAGTTCAACTTATGGCCATTAGTTATGAAAAACCCTGAAACAGTAGAAAGAGCCTACTCTATGGCCTCTTTTCCTGCAGAAGGTCGTGAGATCATGCTTAACGTACGTATTGCTACGCCACCATGGGATCGCGCTAAGAATGGTTGGATGGATGTAAATCCTGGAATCGCTAGTTCTTACATCTTTAACCAAAAGGAAGGAGACAAGGTAATTGTTTCTGGACCTTATGGAGAATTCTTCATCAACCACTCAGATGCAGAAATGCTTTACGTAGGTGGTGGAGCTGGAATGGCACCTATGAGATCTCACTTATACGAGCTTTTCAAGACCTTGAAAACAGATCGTAAGGTGACGTATTGGTACGGTGGACGTTCAAAGCGTGAGTTGTTCTATATCGAGCATTTCCGTTCATTAGAGCGTGAATTTCCTAACTTTAAGTTCTACCTAGCGCTTTCTGAGCCTATGGAAGAAGACAACTGGAAAGTGAAAGAAAGCATCGATGATGAGTCAGGTGATGGATTCGTTGGATTCATTCACCAGGTGGTAATAGATCAGTATTTAAGTAAGCACGAGGCTCCTGAAGATATTGAAGTCTACTTCTGTGGACCGCCATTGATGAATAACGCTGTAGGTAAGATGGCAGAAGACTTCGGTGTACCGCCAGAGAACATACGTTTTGATGACTTTGGAGGATAA
- a CDS encoding sugar MFS transporter, with amino-acid sequence MNSNKTNYTVPFIIITVLFFLWGFITVLVDSLVPRLREVFELSYFQAGLVQFAFFLAYFVFSIPAGILLSKVGYKKGIVIGLATMAVGCLLFYPASSERIFGVFLLGYFTLAAGITILQVAANPYVAVLGSEEGAGSRLNLAQAFNSLGASIAPIAGAAFLLSDKILTSQEITTLTDAQRESYFITEAGAVQTPFLFFAGLIGLLAVAFIFIKLPQLQKTAKGGYAALLKKKSVWMGAAGIFVYVGAEVAIGSYLVNYFIDLNLEETIRNNEFMGNIASFFLNADINDIDAKAVVGAFLFFYWTGAMVGRFIGSALMRFIAPFKVLMTFTALAILMILISVSTDGLLAMWSILAVGLFNSIMFPTIFTLTLNGLGDLKPQASGLLCMAIVGGAIVPISFGALADSLGFALAFLLPMACYAYIMFFAFYKGRKIEAVTV; translated from the coding sequence ATGAATTCTAATAAAACCAATTACACCGTTCCGTTTATTATTATAACAGTACTCTTCTTTTTATGGGGTTTTATCACCGTATTGGTAGATAGTCTGGTACCACGGCTTAGGGAAGTTTTTGAATTAAGTTATTTCCAGGCTGGATTGGTACAATTCGCCTTTTTCCTGGCCTATTTTGTGTTTTCCATTCCTGCTGGGATCCTGCTTTCCAAAGTAGGTTACAAAAAAGGAATCGTCATAGGGCTTGCCACCATGGCAGTAGGTTGTTTGTTATTTTACCCGGCATCATCAGAGCGTATTTTTGGAGTGTTTTTGTTGGGATATTTCACGCTAGCTGCTGGTATCACTATATTACAAGTGGCCGCAAATCCTTATGTAGCCGTTCTGGGATCAGAAGAAGGTGCAGGCAGCCGTCTTAATCTTGCGCAGGCATTTAACTCTTTAGGTGCCTCGATCGCTCCTATTGCTGGTGCCGCCTTTCTATTGAGTGACAAAATCCTAACCTCTCAAGAAATCACCACATTAACTGACGCTCAACGGGAAAGTTATTTTATCACTGAAGCCGGTGCGGTTCAAACTCCGTTTCTGTTCTTTGCTGGACTGATAGGATTGCTTGCTGTGGCTTTCATTTTCATCAAATTACCACAACTACAAAAAACTGCCAAAGGTGGTTATGCGGCACTTCTCAAGAAAAAATCCGTATGGATGGGAGCTGCTGGGATTTTTGTCTATGTAGGTGCAGAGGTTGCCATAGGAAGTTACCTGGTCAACTATTTTATCGATCTGAATCTGGAAGAGACCATACGCAATAACGAGTTCATGGGGAATATCGCTTCGTTTTTCCTCAACGCAGATATCAACGATATTGATGCCAAAGCCGTGGTAGGTGCGTTCCTGTTCTTCTACTGGACCGGTGCCATGGTAGGTCGTTTTATAGGATCTGCCTTAATGCGTTTTATAGCTCCATTTAAGGTGCTTATGACATTCACCGCTCTAGCTATTCTGATGATCCTTATAAGTGTATCCACTGACGGCTTGCTGGCCATGTGGTCCATCCTAGCGGTTGGTTTATTCAATTCCATCATGTTCCCTACGATTTTCACCTTGACCTTAAATGGATTGGGCGACTTGAAACCTCAAGCCTCTGGATTGTTATGTATGGCCATTGTAGGTGGAGCTATTGTGCCCATCAGTTTTGGCGCGCTAGCCGACTCTCTAGGCTTTGCACTGGCATTTCTATTACCTATGGCATGTTACGCCTACATCATGTTCTTTGCCTTTTATAAGGGTAGGAAGATTGAGGCTGTTACCGTGTAA
- a CDS encoding N(4)-(beta-N-acetylglucosaminyl)-L-asparaginase, translating into MKRRNFIATSIKGSLALSMGIQLLACKTPKMTKQKINPIAICTWGFVSANEAAGKALDAGMNALDASIVGVAVEEENIKNTTVGKGGAPDREGNVTLDATVMDHTGNCGAVVCVEDYTNVAAIAKKVMTETPHVMLAGKGAEEFAAKQGFQKENLLTESSENAYREWLKTSQYKPIINIENHDTIGMVCMDGNGDISGACSTSGLSYKMKGRVGDSPIIGAGLFIDNEIGGAAATGMGEEIMKSVGSFLIVELMRNGMSPQEACEEAVMRTIRKNPGYKDFQVAYIAMNKKGETGSFCIHKGFSMMEYREGTNRQIPSSYYLKD; encoded by the coding sequence TTGAAAAGAAGAAACTTTATAGCCACCAGTATTAAAGGTAGCCTAGCGTTGAGCATGGGCATCCAATTATTAGCTTGTAAAACACCCAAAATGACAAAACAAAAAATAAATCCCATAGCCATTTGCACTTGGGGTTTTGTATCTGCAAACGAGGCAGCTGGAAAAGCTTTGGATGCTGGAATGAATGCCCTAGACGCATCCATTGTAGGCGTGGCAGTAGAAGAGGAAAATATCAAAAACACCACTGTAGGCAAAGGTGGCGCTCCAGACCGTGAGGGAAATGTGACTCTTGACGCCACCGTTATGGATCATACCGGTAATTGCGGCGCTGTAGTTTGTGTAGAAGATTATACCAACGTAGCCGCAATAGCAAAAAAGGTCATGACTGAAACTCCTCACGTCATGCTCGCAGGCAAAGGAGCCGAAGAATTTGCCGCAAAACAAGGATTTCAAAAAGAAAACCTGTTAACTGAATCTTCAGAGAACGCCTATAGGGAATGGTTAAAAACCAGCCAGTACAAGCCCATCATCAACATTGAGAACCACGATACCATAGGCATGGTGTGTATGGATGGCAACGGCGATATTTCTGGTGCCTGTTCCACCTCTGGATTATCCTATAAAATGAAAGGTCGTGTGGGCGACTCTCCTATCATAGGCGCTGGTTTGTTTATCGATAATGAAATAGGTGGTGCTGCCGCCACTGGAATGGGTGAAGAGATTATGAAATCTGTAGGCAGCTTTTTGATAGTAGAATTGATGCGCAACGGTATGAGTCCGCAGGAAGCTTGCGAGGAAGCTGTGATGAGAACCATACGCAAAAATCCAGGCTATAAAGATTTCCAGGTGGCCTACATCGCCATGAACAAAAAAGGCGAGACAGGCTCCTTCTGCATCCATAAAGGCTTTTCCATGATGGAATATCGTGAGGGTACAAATCGTCAGATTCCTTCCTCATATTATCTAAAAGATTGA